One region of Mus musculus strain C57BL/6J chromosome 3, GRCm38.p6 C57BL/6J genomic DNA includes:
- the Aph1a gene encoding gamma-secretase subunit APH-1A isoform 1 (isoform 1 is encoded by transcript variant 1) has translation MGAAVFFGCTFVAFGPAFSLFLITVAGDPLRVIILVAGAFFWLVSLLLASVVWFILVHVTDRSDARLQYGLLIFGAAVSVLLQEVFRFAYYKLLKKADEGLASLSEDGRSPISIRQMAYVSGLSFGIISGVFSVINILADALGPGVVGIHGDSPYYFLTSAFLTAAIILLHTFWGVVFFDACERRRYWALGLVVGSHLLTSGLTFLNPWYEASLLPIYAVTVSMGLWAFITAGGSLRSIQRSLSCKD, from the exons ATGGGGGCTGCTGTGTTTTTCGGATGCACCTTCGTCGCGTTCGGCCCAGCCTTCTCCCTTTTCCTGATCACTGTAGCTGGAGACCCACTTCGGGTTATCATCCTGGTGGCGGG AGCCTTTTTCTGGCTGGTCTCCCTGCTCTTGGCTTCTGTGGTCTGGTTCATCTTGGTCCATGTGACAGACCGATCAGATGCACGGCTCCAGTATGGCCTCCTGATTTTTGGTGCTGCTGTCTCTGTCCTTCTACAGGAAGTGTTCCGTTTTGCTTACTACAAGCTCCTTAA GAAGGCAGATGAGGGCTTAGCATCACTGAGTGAGGACGGAAGATCACCCATCTCCATCCGACAGATGGCCTATG tttcTGGTCTGTCCTTCGGTATCATCAGTGGTGTCTTCTCTGTTATCAATATTTTGGCTGATGCACTTGGGCCAGGTGTGGTTGGGATCCATGGAGACTCACCCTATTACTTCCTGACTTCAG CCTTTCTGACAGCAGCCATTATCCTGCTCCACACCTTTTGGGGAGTTGTGTTCTTTGATGCCTGTGAGAGGAGACGGTACTGGGCTTTGGGCCTGGTAGTTGGGAGTCACCTTCTGACATCGGGACTG ACATTCCTGAACCCCTGGTATGAGGCTAGCCTGCTGCCCATCTATGCAGTCACCGTTTCCATGGGGCTCTGGGCGTTCATCACAGCCGGAGGCTCCCTCCGAAGTATCCAGCGCAGCCTTTCGTGTAAGGACTGA
- the Aph1a gene encoding gamma-secretase subunit APH-1A isoform 2 (isoform 2 is encoded by transcript variant 2) — translation MGAAVFFGCTFVAFGPAFSLFLITVAGDPLRVIILVAGAFFWLVSLLLASVVWFILVHVTDRSDARLQYGLLIFGAAVSVLLQEVFRFAYYKLLKKADEGLASLSEDGRSPISIRQMAYVSGLSFGIISGVFSVINILADALGPGVVGIHGDSPYYFLTSAFLTAAIILLHTFWGVVFFDACERRRYWALGLVVGSHLLTSGLTFLNPWYEASLLPIYAVTVSMGLWAFITAGGSLRSIQRSLSCRRQEDSRVMVYSALRIPPED, via the exons ATGGGGGCTGCTGTGTTTTTCGGATGCACCTTCGTCGCGTTCGGCCCAGCCTTCTCCCTTTTCCTGATCACTGTAGCTGGAGACCCACTTCGGGTTATCATCCTGGTGGCGGG AGCCTTTTTCTGGCTGGTCTCCCTGCTCTTGGCTTCTGTGGTCTGGTTCATCTTGGTCCATGTGACAGACCGATCAGATGCACGGCTCCAGTATGGCCTCCTGATTTTTGGTGCTGCTGTCTCTGTCCTTCTACAGGAAGTGTTCCGTTTTGCTTACTACAAGCTCCTTAA GAAGGCAGATGAGGGCTTAGCATCACTGAGTGAGGACGGAAGATCACCCATCTCCATCCGACAGATGGCCTATG tttcTGGTCTGTCCTTCGGTATCATCAGTGGTGTCTTCTCTGTTATCAATATTTTGGCTGATGCACTTGGGCCAGGTGTGGTTGGGATCCATGGAGACTCACCCTATTACTTCCTGACTTCAG CCTTTCTGACAGCAGCCATTATCCTGCTCCACACCTTTTGGGGAGTTGTGTTCTTTGATGCCTGTGAGAGGAGACGGTACTGGGCTTTGGGCCTGGTAGTTGGGAGTCACCTTCTGACATCGGGACTG ACATTCCTGAACCCCTGGTATGAGGCTAGCCTGCTGCCCATCTATGCAGTCACCGTTTCCATGGGGCTCTGGGCGTTCATCACAGCCGGAGGCTCCCTCCGAAGTATCCAGCGCAGCCTTTCGT GCCGCCGGCAGGAGGACAGTCGGGTGATGGTGTACTCTGCCCTGCGCATCCCACCCGAGGACTGA